One window from the genome of Sphaerotilus microaerophilus encodes:
- the atpA gene encoding F0F1 ATP synthase subunit alpha → MQLNPAEISELIKSRIEGLGASTDIRNQGTVVSVTDGIVRVHGISDVMQGEMLEFPGNTFGLALNLERDSVGAVILGEYEHISEGDTVKCTGRILEVPVGPELIGRVVNSLGQPIDGKGPINAKMTDVIEKVAPGVIARQSVDQPVQTGLKCIDSMVPVGRGQRELIIGDRQTGKTAVAIDAIINQKGQNMTCVYVAIGQKASSIKNVVRALEQHGAMEYTIVVAASASESAAMQYISAYTGCTMGEYFRDRGQDALIIYDDLSKQAVAYRQVSLLLRRPPGREAFPGDVFYLHSRLLERAARVNADYVEAFTKGEVKGKTGSLTALPVIETQAGDVSAFVPTNVISITDGQIFLETNLFNAGIRPAINAGISVSRVGGAAQTKLVKSLSGGIRTDLAQYRELAAFAQFASDLDASTKKQLDRGARVTELLKQAQYQPLSISLQAASLVAVNKGFLDDVDVKKVLAFEAGLHQFLKTSHGALLKKLEDNKAMDKDAEAELLGAIAAFKKSFA, encoded by the coding sequence ATGCAACTGAATCCCGCAGAAATTTCCGAACTGATCAAGAGCCGCATCGAGGGCCTTGGCGCATCGACGGACATCCGCAACCAGGGCACCGTCGTGTCCGTGACCGACGGCATCGTGCGCGTCCACGGCATCTCCGACGTGATGCAGGGCGAAATGCTGGAATTCCCCGGCAACACCTTCGGCCTGGCCCTGAACCTCGAGCGCGACTCCGTCGGCGCCGTGATCCTGGGCGAGTACGAGCACATCTCGGAAGGCGACACCGTCAAGTGCACGGGCCGCATTCTGGAAGTGCCCGTCGGTCCCGAGTTGATCGGCCGCGTGGTGAACTCGCTGGGTCAGCCGATCGACGGCAAGGGCCCGATCAACGCCAAGATGACGGACGTGATCGAGAAGGTCGCCCCGGGCGTGATCGCGCGTCAGTCGGTGGACCAGCCGGTCCAGACCGGCCTGAAGTGCATCGACTCCATGGTGCCCGTCGGCCGTGGCCAGCGCGAGCTGATCATCGGTGACCGCCAGACTGGTAAGACGGCTGTTGCCATCGACGCCATCATCAACCAGAAGGGTCAGAACATGACCTGCGTCTACGTTGCGATCGGCCAGAAGGCTTCGTCGATCAAGAACGTGGTGCGCGCGCTGGAACAGCACGGTGCGATGGAGTACACCATCGTCGTCGCCGCGTCGGCCTCCGAGTCGGCCGCGATGCAGTACATCTCGGCCTACACCGGCTGCACGATGGGCGAGTACTTCCGCGACCGCGGTCAAGATGCGCTGATCATCTATGACGACCTGTCCAAGCAGGCCGTTGCCTACCGTCAGGTGTCGCTGCTGCTGCGCCGCCCGCCGGGCCGCGAAGCCTTCCCTGGCGACGTGTTCTATCTCCACAGCCGCCTGCTGGAGCGTGCCGCTCGCGTGAACGCCGACTATGTCGAAGCCTTCACCAAGGGCGAAGTCAAGGGCAAGACCGGTTCGTTGACCGCGCTGCCCGTGATCGAGACCCAGGCTGGCGACGTGTCCGCCTTCGTGCCGACCAACGTGATCTCGATCACCGACGGTCAGATCTTCCTGGAAACCAACCTGTTCAACGCCGGCATCCGCCCCGCCATCAACGCGGGTATCTCGGTGTCTCGCGTGGGTGGTGCAGCGCAGACGAAGCTGGTCAAGAGCCTGTCCGGCGGTATCCGTACCGACCTGGCGCAATACCGTGAACTGGCGGCCTTCGCGCAGTTCGCTTCGGATCTGGACGCTTCGACCAAGAAGCAGCTCGACCGCGGTGCCCGCGTGACCGAACTGCTCAAGCAGGCCCAGTACCAGCCGTTGTCGATCAGTCTGCAGGCGGCCTCGCTGGTGGCGGTGAACAAGGGTTTCCTGGACGACGTGGACGTCAAGAAGGTGCTCGCCTTCGAAGCCGGCCTGCACCAGTTCCTCAAGACCAGCCACGGCGCGCTGCTCAAGAAGCTCGAAGACAACAAGGCGATGGACAAGGACGCGGAGGCCGAGCTGCTCGGCGCCATCGCTGCGTTCAAGAAGTCCTTCGCCTGA
- a CDS encoding F0F1 ATP synthase subunit delta, which produces MAELATIARPYAEALYQVAQKADVASWGRQIQALAEVASNADLRQFADSPKISATQVYDVIASAVKMPLDAGVQNFLRTVIENGRLAALPAVAEQFQALANAASGVSDATIYSAFAIEPTQLADVVVSLERRFGRKLTAQVVLEPELIGGIRVVVGDEVLDTSVRARLERMKVALSA; this is translated from the coding sequence ATGGCCGAGCTCGCAACCATTGCGCGGCCCTACGCCGAGGCTCTGTACCAGGTCGCCCAGAAGGCCGACGTGGCCTCCTGGGGTCGGCAGATCCAGGCCCTGGCTGAAGTCGCTTCCAACGCCGACCTGCGCCAGTTCGCCGACAGCCCCAAGATTTCGGCGACCCAGGTTTACGACGTCATCGCTTCTGCGGTGAAGATGCCTCTCGATGCCGGCGTGCAGAACTTCCTGCGCACCGTGATCGAGAACGGGCGTCTGGCGGCCCTGCCTGCGGTTGCCGAGCAGTTCCAGGCCCTGGCCAATGCGGCCAGTGGTGTGTCCGACGCGACCATCTACAGCGCCTTCGCGATCGAGCCGACCCAGTTGGCCGACGTGGTGGTCAGCCTGGAGCGCCGTTTCGGCCGCAAGCTGACGGCGCAGGTCGTGCTGGAGCCTGAACTCATTGGCGGCATCCGGGTGGTCGTCGGCGACGAGGTGCTCGATACCTCCGTGCGCGCCCGCCTGGAGCGCATGAAGGTCGCGTTGAGCGCCTGA
- a CDS encoding F0F1 ATP synthase subunit B, with protein sequence MSITGTLIVQMIVFLILVWFTMKFVWPPITAALDERARKIADGLAAADKAKTELASANKRIEVELSQARAETTQRIADADKRAQAIVEEAKKRAEEEGVKIVAAAKADAAQQSVQAREALREQVAALAVRGAEQILQREVNAAAHADLLNRLKTEL encoded by the coding sequence GTGAGCATCACCGGTACCCTCATCGTCCAGATGATCGTGTTCCTGATCCTGGTCTGGTTCACGATGAAATTTGTCTGGCCCCCGATCACGGCTGCGCTCGATGAGCGTGCCCGCAAGATCGCCGACGGCCTGGCCGCCGCCGACAAGGCCAAGACCGAGCTGGCCAGCGCCAACAAGCGCATCGAGGTCGAGCTGTCCCAGGCCCGCGCCGAGACGACCCAGCGCATCGCCGACGCCGACAAGCGCGCCCAGGCGATCGTTGAAGAAGCCAAGAAGCGCGCCGAGGAAGAAGGCGTCAAGATCGTCGCCGCTGCGAAGGCCGATGCCGCGCAGCAGTCCGTGCAAGCACGCGAAGCCCTGCGCGAGCAGGTGGCAGCGCTGGCCGTCCGGGGCGCCGAACAGATCCTGCAGCGCGAAGTCAATGCGGCCGCGCACGCCGATCTGCTGAATCGCCTGAAGACGGAGCTCTGA
- the atpE gene encoding F0F1 ATP synthase subunit C: MEVISFVALAAGLIIGLGAVGACVGIGIMGSKYLESAARQPELMGELQTKMFLLAGLIDAAFIIGTGIALWFATANPFLGQLAAIAAK; this comes from the coding sequence ATGGAAGTCATCAGCTTTGTCGCTCTCGCCGCTGGCCTGATCATCGGTCTGGGTGCCGTCGGCGCCTGCGTCGGCATCGGCATCATGGGCAGCAAGTATCTCGAGTCCGCTGCTCGCCAACCCGAGCTGATGGGCGAGCTGCAGACCAAGATGTTCCTGCTGGCTGGTCTGATCGACGCCGCTTTCATTATCGGTACCGGTATCGCCCTGTGGTTCGCGACCGCCAACCCGTTCCTGGGTCAGCTCGCCGCCATCGCTGCGAAGTAA